TTATTTTTGGGCAGTCTAGCGGCTTCATCTAATTCGATTAAAGTACCCTCCGGTATATGAATGTATCCCAATTCACTGGCTACTTGCATGACATTTACCATACTTCGTCCCACTACTGCCACATGACGGTCATACTTATGGGCAACTGAAATTGCCTGCTGAAGTCGGTGGACGTTGGATGCAAAGGTTGCAATAATGATTCTTTCCTGGGCATGCCTGAAGGTTTCGTCAAAGGTATTACCAACCACCCTCTCAGACATGGTATAGCCCGGCCGCTCAACATTGGTACTATCCGACATCATTACTAATACACCCTTTTCTCCCAGAGCTGCAAATCTTGGAAGATCAATGACCTCGCCATCTACCGGTGTTTGGTCAATTTTAAAATCTCCTGTATGCAACAATGTCCCCACAGGTGTATGAATAGCAATGGCCATTGCATCCGGTATACTATGAGACACTCTGATAAATTCAATCCTGAAAGGCCCTATATGAATGGTATCTCTTGGTTTTACCGTATGCAATTTCACCTGATCCAACAAATTATGTTCCTTTAATTTTCCTTGTACTAGCCCTAGGGCCAGCTTAGACCCATATACAGGAACATTGATTTGTCGTAAAACATATGGTAGCGCACCTATGTGGTCCTCGTGACCATGTGTAAGCAAAATACCCAAAACCTGTTCCTTATGCTCCAATAGGTAAGTAATATCCGGGATTACAATATCTATACCCAGCATTTCCTCTTCTGGAAACATTAAACCACAGTCAATAAGTACAATATTTTCCCCAAATCTCACCGCAGTCATATTTTTACCGATCTCGCCTAATCCCCCCAAAGGAATTACAGCTAATTTTGGTTCTTTAGCCAAAACCGCACCTCCTAAAATATATCTAGTGTCAATTAAAATTGCTACAAATAAAGTAATTTTACGGTGAGAAACTAGGAGAAGGCGGGGAAATATGTGATTTTATACTGACGTGGAAAACCGTTCCTTAACACCTACGCAATAAATTATACTCAAATTAATCCCTAACGGCAATATAATTACCCGTAAGTGCCAAAATAATACAAAAGGATACACAAAAAGTGTATCCTTTATTCTTACAATAAATGGAGGTTATTCATAATATTTTTTACAGTTTCGATTTCCTTGGCCGTCGCCTCAACTAAGGGTAATCTCACACCACCTACCGCAAGCCCCTTTAGGTTTAAGGCTGCTTTGACCGGAACTGGATTGGATGTTATAAACAACCCCTTAAAGATCGGGAAAAGTTCTTTATGGAGATTAGCCGCAAGGGTTGTATTCCCAGAAGTAAAGGCATCAATCATCTCCTGTATTTGCTTACCGGCAATATGAGCCGCCACACTAACAATCCCCTTGCATCCTAAGGACAGCATTGGTAGTGTCAAAGAGTCATCTCCGCTAAAGATGATAAAATCCTCAGGTAGGATGCGACGTAATTCAGATACCTGATTGATATCCCCAGCCGCTTCTTTAATGGCCACAATGTTTGGTACATCCTTGGCCAGTCTTTCCACTGTGGCGGGCAAAACATTAATTCCAGTCCGCCCCGGAATATTGTAAAGCATTACTGGCAAGCTGGTACATTCAGCGATAGTGCGAAAATGCTGATAGAGTCCTTCCTGGGATGGTTTGTTGTAATAGGGAGCCACCAGCATAACTCCATCACAACCAACCTTTTCAGCTTCTTTGGTTAGGATAATACTGCTGGCGGTATCATAACTTCCGGTCCCAGCAATAACCGTTGCCTGCCCTCCAACTTCTTCTACCACTGCTTTAAATAATTGAATCTTTTCATCCTTGTTCAGGGTAGGAGATTCTCCAGTGGTTCCACTAACAACCAAACCATCTGAACCATTTTCCACCAGATATCTGCTTAGTTTTTTAGCCTGGGTATAATTCACGGACATATCTGGATGAAAAGGTGTCACCATGGCCGTAATAACCCTGCCAAAATCCACTGTTGACATTGACTTTCACATCCCCTCAATAACCTTATTCCCTTTGACCTAACTTAAACTTTCGATGCAAGGCACGTATGGCTTTCTTCATGTTTTCCTTTTCAACTAAGACCCAGATTGTTGTATGGGAGTCGGAGGACTGCAGTATTTCAACCCCTTCTTCTGTCAATGCCTGAATAATGCTGGCCATAACACCAGGAACCCCCGTCATCCCTGCGCCAACCGTAGATACTTTGGCACAATTTGGTTTCACTTGCGGAAAAACACTTAGATTTTCCAATACATCAACAGCCTTCTTTGCAACTTCATCCTTCACTGTTAACATTATTAACTCTGGACTGACATTAATAAAATCTATACTGATATCTGCTAAGGCCAGTGCCCGGAATATTCGCAATGCTGGATCTTCCACTGCAATATCCTTGGCAATTATTTTTAACTGTGTAACCCCTGCAATATGGGTAACACCACATGCCAATCGATCCCTTGTAATATCTATGGTTCCATAAACTCCATGATGACTGGTCACCAGGGTTCCTGGGGAATCCAAAAAGGTAGATCGAACACGAAGAGGGATATTTTTTTGCATTGCTATTTCCACTGCCCTAGGGTGAATAACCTTTGCTCCTTCATGGGCCAGCTGGCATATTTCATTATAAGTTACTGAATCTAAAATCCTTGCGTCCTCCACAATCCGGGGGTCCGCTGTCATAATACCTTCCACATCTGTATAGATATCAATATACTCTGCATTGAGGGCTACTCCCAATGCAGATGCTGTGGTATCACTGCCACCGCGGCCTAGGGTCGTTATGTCGCCACCTTGACAGATGCCTTGAAACCCTGTTACTATAACAATTTTCCCTTGTTCCACATGCTTAATAACATTTTGAGGCTCAACTCGAATAATCCGTGCATCATTGAAATTATCATCTGTTATGATACCCGCTTGAGCCCCTGTTAATAAAACTGCCTGATGTCCCATGCGCTGGAGTGTATTAGCCATTGCTACCCCAGATATAATCTCACCACAGGACATTAACATATCCATTTCTCTGGGTGGAATGTCACGGTTTATGGATAATGCAAAATTGAGTAACGTATCTGTGGCATAGGGTTCACCCGCTCGACCAATGGCAGATACCACAACAACCGGTGAAAACCCCTCATCTACAGCAGCAATAATTTTGTTTGCTACTAGCTCCCTAAGTTCCTGGGTAACCAGAGAAGTTCCACCAAATTTTTGGATAATAAAACGCATATTTACTCCTTCTTCATTAAGCTGTCATATTTTAGCACTAATTCAGCAATTTGAACGGCGTTGGTGGCCGCACCCTTGCGAATCTGGTCACCCACCACCCAAAGATTCAGACCCTTATCAATGGTATTGTCTTCACGAATACGTCCTACAAACACTTCATCACGGTCTGATGTAAACAGAGGCATAGGATAAACCTTATTGGTCACATCATCCTGAACAATGATCCCAGGTGCATTGGCCAATATTTCTCTGGCCTGGTCAGCTGTAATTTTTTCTTCTGTTTCGATATTAATGGACTCCGAGTGGCTACGGTAAATTGGTACCCGAACAGTGGTAGCAGTGATTTTAATATTGTCATCATGCATAATTTTTTGTGTTTCTTTAACCATTTTCCACTCTTCTTTGGTGTAATCCATTTCTTGAAATACATCAATATGTGGAATTAGATTAAAGGCAATCTGATGTGCAAATTTATTAGGAGGATATTCCCTTCCGTCAAGGGTTGCTTTCACCTGTTCAGTTAATTCTTCAATTCCCTCCTTACCAGCTCCAGATACAGCTTGATAAGTTGATACAACAACCCGCTTAATGCCAGCAGCATCATGAAGGGGTTTTAAAGCAACTACCATAATAATGGTAGAACAGTTGGGATTGGCGATGATTCCTTTGTGTTTTTTAACATCCTCCGGGTTTACTTCCGGCACCACCAAAGGAACCTCGGGATCCATTCGATAATTACTACTGTTATCAATAACTACGCAACCACGTTCAACCGCTGCTTTCCCAAACTCTAAACTTGCTTTTCCACCAGCAAACAAAGCTACATCCATCCCGTTAAAGGAATCGGGGGTGGTTTCTTCAACCAGATACTTATGACCTTGGAACTCTATTTCAGTCCCTGCAGAGCGGGAAGTGGCACAAAGTCTTAACTTATTAATAGGAAAATTGCGCTCTTTTAATATATTTAAAATTTCTTTCCCTACTGCTCCAGTAGCACCAACAATAACTAGATTAACTGTATTCAAACAAGTTTCCCCTCCTTGAAGATCCTTAGATACCCCCGACCGGCTTCTGCTAGTGTTGAACTAGCACGGGCTGTATTTGTTTTCCCTGCAGTGCCTGTTCAATGGTATCGATAATAAGATCGATTCTGTATTTTAAGGAATTTGGTTTTCCGGCAGGACTATCCTGACCAAATGGTACCATATATATGTTCTTGGTGTTAATAAGCAATCCCAGATTTTTTGCGTTGATACCCAATCCATCATTGGTGGATATGCCAAGGATAACTGGTTTCTGATTACGCAAATGTGCTTTCGCAGCCATTAGTACCGGTGTATCCGTGATACCATTGGCTAATTTGGCCATTGTATTCCCTGTACAGGGAGCTATTATAACAATGTCCACTAGTTTTTGGGGTCCCACAGGTTCAGCACCGGTAATGGTATTGATTGGTTCCTTACCAGTTATGTCGGCTAACATATCCCGCCATTTTTTAGCTGTGCCAAAACGGGTATCTATGGTATCAACAGCAATACTAACAATGGGATAAACTTCTGCACCTTCATTTACTATTTCTTGGATTTTGGGCATTATTTCATCTAAACAGCAATGAGATCCTGTAAGAGCAAAACCAACGCGAAGTCCTTTTAAACGCATATTCCGCACCTCCGTAAGCCTTTCTACTGTCCGCTCTTTCGTTGCAACTCTTGGGCCAACAAATTAGGTATTACCCTGGAAAGAATTTGCCCAGCGGTTTTTGGTGCCACTTTACCGGGAAGTCCCGGTGCTAAGAGGGCTTTAATACCTAATCTCGCTGCAGCCTCAAAATCTGTCCCACCGGGTGGGGAGGCAACGTCAATTATCACTGCATCCTCCCTTGTCTTGTTTAAGATGCAGTTTGTTAAAATCAATATGGGAACAGTATTAAAAATAATCTCTGCCTGGGTTATTGCATCAGGTAATTCCTCAAAGGATATTGACTTCATACCCATCTCGTATGCCCTGGCCCTATGAGTTGCCGACCTTGCCACAACAGTGACCTTTGCCCCCATACCGTGAAGTAATCTTGCAATACTTGCTCCGGTACGTCCAAATCCTAACACAAAGGATTCACTGTTATGAATGGTGATTGCAGTGTTCTCCATAGCCATCTGAACAGCCCCCTCCGCTGAGGGAATGGAGTTTAAAATTGCAACTTCATCCAGATCAAGTACCGTAATAAGTTTTACATTGCTTCTTTGTACAATTTCTTTCAACTTAGGTCGGGCAAAACCAACAAAAATTGGAGCCTGGGGAGGTAGCTTAACAAGCAACGCTTCCGAAAGTACCAGTGGTTTCTCTTCATATACACAATAGAGATTGCCACTCTCAAGGATACCTGGTACCGGTAATATGACTGCTTGAACTTCCTCCAGCGCTTCTTCTAGGCTTTGGTAAAGTGTGACATGGGGAGGATCGTTTTTAACAGGTAACCCCACTACCCTCACATAGGCACCCAGACGAGATAAAGTAGAAACCAGTACAATCTCCCTGGCATCACCACCTAGAACAGCCACTTTTACTCCTTTTAAATCGGGCTGCATTTTTCACCCTCCTCTCTGCCATCTGTGACACACTACATGATATGAAAGATCGGAAGGGGTGGTGCTTGTACGTAAGGCCTACAGTCAGTGCGGAAAATGCCATATTTAGTTATTCAAACAATATGTTTTCTAATCCATAGACCATATGGTCCAAACTCATAACCTTTCTTACTGCCAATATGAGTCCCGGCATAAAGGATTCTCTAGCAATGGAATCATGGCGAATGGAGAGGGTTTGCCCAGTACCACCAAAAATTACCTCCTGGTGAGCCACAAAACCAGGTAATCGAATACTGTGAATTTTCATTCCCTCAAAGTCCCCACCCCGGGCACCATCAATCTTTTCGAACTCACTGGGCATACCCTGGGACATGTTCCCCCTTACTGAGGCAATGGATTCTGCTGTCTTAAGGGCAGTCCCTGAAGGAGCATCCATTTTCTGGTCATGATGAAGCTCAATAATTTCCACATTGGGAAAGTATTTCGCTGCTTCGGTTGCAAATTTTATCATTAGGAGCGCCCCAATGGCAAAGTTTGGTACAATGAGGCCTCCTATTTTCTTTTCTGAAGCTGATTTTATGAACCCTTCTATTTCCGATGCAGCCATTCCAGTGGTTCCAATAACCGGTCTTACACCATGCTTCAATGCCAATTCTATATTTTCCTGAACAACACCAGGACGTGTAAAATCAATTAAAACATCCGGCTTTAGCTCTAGTAGGACTTGCTCGATATTATTAGATATTTGAATATTTACCTCTGGCTTACCCAGGAATGATCCAATGGATCCATGAAATTCCTTGCAATCCATAGCTCCCACTAATTCCATTCCTTCTGCATTTAATACTGCCTTGCAGGACTCCTGGCCCATTTTACCTAGAGCACCTGCTACTACAACTTTAATCACAAAACCACCACCTTTATATTTATGCAGGTCAAAGACTGTTTTGAATTTAATTATCCATTACCACATTTAGGATTGTCAAGTTAGATACATCCAGTGTATTGTATACCTGGTGTTCATAGTAGGAATATTTTGTCTTTTGAACAATAATATAGCAATATACTGTCAATAATATGCCTCTTTCGTTCTTTGTAATAAAAAAATCCCTGATTGGGATTAATAAGAATATTTTTGTAACACAGGATTACACTGATCCATCTCTATAATAATAACTTCTTCTCCTATTTTGCGGATACTATCCCAAGGGATTATCATATGTTGCTTATCCATCCACATCGTAACAAAGTTCGTTCTCCTTGGTAAAATAATGGAAACCACTGTGCCGGATTCAACATCAATGGTAACATCGGATTCCCCCACGATTCCCAGTCTTGCACCATTATTAATATTGACAATTTCTTTTCCAACCAACTCGCCTAACCGCAAAGGAATCCCTCCTTATCTAAATCTTAGCCTTTTAAGCCCATAAAATATACGATTAAAAAAGGGACTCAGGACTGCTAAGATAAAGGATATGGCTGCCATAGGTTCCAGTGATACAACAGAAATTGAAACTCTGGAGGGTACATCAATTTCTAAAAAAGTAGTTAGCATTACAAGGGACAAATAAATACCGCCCGCAGTCCCCACGAGTCCTGCCAAGGATTCAGAAAGTGCCGAGGATTTACTTTCCCCTATTGCATCCCATTCTTTACGCATTTGTTTTACTCTCATTCGCTCTTTCATAGAAAAAATTACAAAAAAAGTAGCAAACAGTCCAACAATGATGCTTCCTAACAATACTCCCACCTCCCTAGTAAATTCTATGGAAGTGGTTGGGTAAATATGACATAATATCTACATTCAACCAATTTGATTAAAAACCCCCTCTTATGAGGGGGGGTTTTTAATCTTTTAGGGTTTCCAGAACCTTCTTCAAATCACCGCAATCCTGCCAGGGACCAATAGCGGCCATGGAGAATTTATCCGGCTGAAACAATTCTTCAGCAACCCTCACGGTATCTTCTAGTGTAACACGATTTAATTTTTCTACAATTTCTTCAGGGCTGTAGACCTTACCCAAATATAGCTCGGACTTGCCCAACCTGCTCATATGTGTATTAACACTTTCCAATGAAAGCAAAAGGTTTCCTTTGAGTTGATCCTTGGCCCTTTGCAATTCCTTTTGGGATATGCCATTCTGCTTAATATCTTTTATTTCCTTAAAAATAAGTTCCATGGCATTGTTTACATTCTGCTTGCTTAGGCCAGCATAAACTCCGAAAATACCCGTGTCATGGTAGGAACTATGGTACGAATATACTGAGTAAACCAACCCCCTCTGTTCCCTTATTTCTTGAAACAGTCTAGAGGAAAGACCTCCGCCCAAAACAGTGTTGATAACCTGGGCAATATATAAACTATCATCATCCAGACGCAACCCCGGTGCCCCGATTACCATATGTACTTGTTCCGTTTCTTTGCTCCGACAATTTACTTCAATGCTGTGAGTGGGTTTTTCAAGTTGCCTTCTCACTTGATTTCCGCTCATATTGCCAAATAACGGTGCAAGTTTGTTTATCACCTGCTGGTGTGTGATATTACCTGATACCGAGACCACAATACGATTGGGAGCATAGTTCTCTTTCATAAATAAACGTAAATCCTGATAGGAAAAACTGCTGACAGTTTCTGTAGTACCAATGATAGGTCTGCCCAGTGGGTGTCCTGCCCATATGGTCTTAGCAAACATGTCATGAACCAGTTCATCTGGTGCATCCTCATACATTTTAATTTCTTCCAAGATAACATTCTTTTCTCGCTCTACGTCCAGTTCGGATATATTTGAGTGAAATAACATATCTGTTAGAACATCGACTGCTAGATTAAAATGTTCATCCAATACCTTGGCATAGTAACAAGTGTACTCTTTTGTGGTAAAGGCATTCAATTGCCCTCCCACTGCATCCAATTCTTCAGCAATTTGTTTGGGTGTTCGATGCTTTGTTCCTTTAAACATCATATGTTCAATATAGTGAGAAATTCCAGCTGTTTCATCACTTTCATCCCGGGAACCAACATCCACCCAAATCCCCATGGCCACTGAGCGGACATGGGATACTTGTTGTGTTAATATTCTTACTCCATTTGGTAGTACTTCTTTTTGATAAAACACTACAACACCCCCTGGAAGCGCAATTATGGAACCTTCTCCATGATTTACAAAAAACCCTTTTTATATTTAAGATTATAGACAATTATGGAGTATCAATGTAAGTATCCCCCTTTTAAGCTAGCCTATGACTATTTATATGTCTTTCTTTTTTCAGATTCAACATTTTGCGGAATACCTTCAATAATCTCTCCCACTTTAACAAATTCAAAGCCTTCACTTTTCAATTGTTTGATCATTTCGGGAAGTGCTTTAACTGTGGGGTCTGTTGGATGCATTAACACAATTGCTCCGTTATGGGCCTTACTAACCACCCTTTGTTTAATTATTGCCGGAGCCGGCCTCTGCCAGTCAATGGTGTCGATACTCCAGAGTATAAAGGAATATCCCTGTTCCTGGGCGGCCTTTAATACTGCTGGACCCTTTTCTCCATAGGGGGGTGCATATAGCTTTGGTCTTTTATGAATTGCATCATAGATCAGTTTCTCTGCCCTTTGCATATCACTTATATTGCCATTTTTACTCAGGCGATCTGGATGAGGATGTGAATAACCATGGGAGCCAATTTCATGCCCTGCACCATCCATTTTCTTAAGTAACTCAGGAAAGTCTTCCACCCAGGTGCCACCGGCAAAGAAGGTAATTTTAATGTTTTCATCCTCAAAAATCTCTAGCATTTTAGGTATGTATTCTTCTCCCCAAAAAACATTACAGGCTAAAGCTATTTTCTTTTCCTTATCACTGCCTTGATATATAGGTGCAAAAACCCTTTCATGTTTTTCATTGGTAGCTAAAACACCTAAACCAATTAAAAAGAGGACAATCAGTAGCCAAAGAACCGTCTTATATAACCAGCCCCTTCGAATAAATAATATTCGCATATTCTCCCCCCTAAGTTTTCCTCTTCTTCAAACTGTATGCCTCTAGATGCAGGATTATTTCTGAACAAATATAAAACCCCTCAAAATGAGGGGCTTTATATCATTCGTTGTTTCGCCTTATGGGGGTTATTTAATTAGCAAAAACATGATTACCAATTTTCAAGGAAATAGGTCTACTCCAAATCCACCGGCTAGTGGCAGTTTTGGGATTCCAATAGTAGATAGCACCCCTTGTGGGATCCCAGCCTTTGATAGCCGCTTCTACTGCACGAAAGGAGGCTTCATTAGGCTGCAAGTAAAATTGTCCATCATTTACAGCTGTAAAGGCCCAGGGTTGAAAAATCACATCCTGAACAGTACGTCCAAACTGACCCGAGAGTACCCTATTTAAGACCACTGCCGCAACTGCAACCTGCCCCTCGAAGGACTCTCCTCTGGCCTCACCATGCACCACCCTTGCTAAATCATAAATATCTTGCCTTGACAACGGAAGAGAACCCCGCGATGTAGTTGCAGTGGCCACAGAAGCCGTCCTGGGCCTCTGGCCACTATTTCCACTAACCTGCGCAATCATAGTCCTGGCAGTGGCCCGACCAACCACCCCATCGACTTTCAGTCCATTTCGAGCCTGAAATTGCTTTACTGAATTGTAGGTTTGCCACCCAAAAATTCCATCACTTTTTCCAGCTTTATAGCCTAGATAGTTTAGGTTATTTTGTAATTGTTGTACATCATAACCTTGTATACCAAGTTTTAAGGTTCTGTCACCCAGATAAGCTTCTGCCTCCCCCTGAAAAAGCAGCATCCCAAATAGAATTGGCACGATTAACAATATGGATAGCCATGTTTTCTTATCGATACTACCACCTCTTTTATAAGCTCTAGTCTACTCTACCAGATACTATCATTTTATAGATACTTTGGGAGGTTGGCAAAGTTCGAATAGCAGGTTTAGCCCATATTGTTTATAATAAGCCCTCACGAAAAACATATAGCCGGCAAACGGAAGTTTAATCAAAAGAAAACTCCATTTTACCGGCTAATGTGATTTTATTCCTTGGTAGCTTTTGGACGACTAAAAGGTCTTCGTTCTCTTTTTTCTGGTTGTTCTGAAGTGCTTTCGGCTGGTGCCAGTCCCATATCCCTCATGGCTTCTTTTTTAGAAAGTTTCAACCTGCCCTGTTGATCATAACCAATGGCTTTAACGGCTATTACTTCCCCTTCTTTAACAATATCTTCGGTTTTCTCAACCCTTTGGAAAGCCAACTGTGAAATATGGACCAGTCCCTCTTTGCCTGGTAGCCCCATAACACCGGGAATTACTTCTACAAAGCAACCAAAATCGGTTACTCTAGTTACTTTACCATTGTATAGCTTGCCAACTTGAACTTCGGCTGTTATAGACTGAATAATTTCCAACGCCCGTTTACCCTTCTCTCGGTCAACAGCCGCAATAAATACTCTTCCATCATCCTCGATATCAATATCTGCACCAGTTTCTTCGACCAATTTCTTAATAATTTTGCCACCAGGTCCAATGATATCCCTGATTTTATCGGGATGGATACTTGTACGGATAATGGCCGGAGCATGCACAGAGATTTCAGCTCTAGGAGTAGACAGAACCTCCAACATTTTTCCTAAAATAAACATCCGGCCACGATGGGCTTGTTCCAGAGCTTGTTCAAAGACTTCTCTGGTGATACCAGGGATTTTAATATCCATCTGGAGAGCCGTAACACCATTGGCGGATCCAGCAACTTTAAAGTCCATATCCCCTAAGTGGTCTTCTAAGCCCTGAATATCAGTGAGGACAGTAAACTGATCTTCCTCCATGATTAACCCCATGGCTACACCAGCAACAGGTGCTTTTAATGGAACACCAGCATCCATTAAGGAAAGGGTACTGCCACATACACTTCCCATTGATGTAGACCCATTTGATTCAATGGCTTCAGATACCACCCGAATGGTATATGGGAATACTTCTTCAGGCGGTATCATTGGTTCCAGTGCCCTTTCTGCCAAGGCACCATGACCAATTTCACGACGGCCAGGAGATCTCATGGGCTTTGTTTCACCGGTGCTAAAGGGTGGGAAATTATAATGATGCATATAACGCTTACTTTCTTCAACACCAAGGCCATCTAATATCTGCTCTTCACTAATGGACCCTAGGGTAGCAACAGACAGAATTTGTGTTTGTCCTCTGGTAAACAATCCAGTTCCATGGGTACGTGGCAGTACCCCAACTTCTACTGAGATAGGGCGGATTTCATCGATTGCCCTACCATCAATGCGAAGTTTATCATGGGTAATTATCCGACGGACAACTTTCTTTTCGGCCTTTTCAATCAACATAGTAACTTCTTTAGGGTTCTCAGGAAATTGTTCTAAGAATTTTTCTTGCAGTCCTGACATAACCTCATCCATATAGACTTCTCGTTGCTTTTTGGTTAGCTTCTCCCTAGAACAATGCAGAACGGCTTCCCGAATTGCTTCTTCAGCAATTGTTAAAATAGCTTCTGACATATTGGAGTCAAATTGTGGTTCAGGAATCTCCATTTTCTCAAAGGCTAATCCCATGCCCAAAGCTTCTGTTCTAAAGTCTTCAATAAATTTAACAATTTCTTTTACTTTTTCGTGTCCATACATAATGCCTTCAAGCATTTCGCTCTCGGGTACTTCTTTGGCACCTGCCTCAACCATCATTACAGCATCATCTGTGCCTGCCACAACAAGGTGCATATCACTGTTTTCTGCTTGGCGAACCATTGGATTAATGACAAACTGTCCATCCACTCTTCCAACAATGACCCCACCAATGGGCTTTTTCAAGGGGATTTTGGAAATATGTAAGGCGGCTGATGCCCCAATCATAGCAGCTATTTCAGGTGCATTATCCTGATCCACTGACATTACTGTGGCCACTACCTGCACTTCGTTTCTCATGTGCTTAGGAAAAAGTGGACGAATTGGGCGGTCAATTAAGCGACCAGATAAGATTGCTTTTTCGCTAGGACGACCTTCCCTTTTAATAAATCCTCCGGGGATTTTGCCAACAGCATAGAGTCTCTCTTCATAATCCACTGTTAGCGGGAAGAAATCAATATCCCGGGT
This genomic interval from Desulforamulus reducens MI-1 contains the following:
- a CDS encoding ribonuclease J, producing the protein MAKEPKLAVIPLGGLGEIGKNMTAVRFGENIVLIDCGLMFPEEEMLGIDIVIPDITYLLEHKEQVLGILLTHGHEDHIGALPYVLRQINVPVYGSKLALGLVQGKLKEHNLLDQVKLHTVKPRDTIHIGPFRIEFIRVSHSIPDAMAIAIHTPVGTLLHTGDFKIDQTPVDGEVIDLPRFAALGEKGVLVMMSDSTNVERPGYTMSERVVGNTFDETFRHAQERIIIATFASNVHRLQQAISVAHKYDRHVAVVGRSMVNVMQVASELGYIHIPEGTLIELDEAARLPKNKVVLITTGSQGEPMSALTRIAMNDHRQVDIMPGDTVIISATPIPGNEKLVARIIDQLFKLGAKVIYEAVSGIHVSGHPSQEELKLMLNLVRPKFFIPVHGEYRMLKKHAELARELGIPGENIFVGENGQVFEFSRRYGRMAGRVTSGKILVDGLGVGDVGNIVLRDRKQLSQDGILIVVVTMDKQNNKVLAGPDIVSRGFVYVRESEILMEEAKNKVKLALDKCCTRGISEWAAIKSQVRDDLGKFLYERTRRRPMILPIIMEV
- the dapA gene encoding 4-hydroxy-tetrahydrodipicolinate synthase, encoding MSTVDFGRVITAMVTPFHPDMSVNYTQAKKLSRYLVENGSDGLVVSGTTGESPTLNKDEKIQLFKAVVEEVGGQATVIAGTGSYDTASSIILTKEAEKVGCDGVMLVAPYYNKPSQEGLYQHFRTIAECTSLPVMLYNIPGRTGINVLPATVERLAKDVPNIVAIKEAAGDINQVSELRRILPEDFIIFSGDDSLTLPMLSLGCKGIVSVAAHIAGKQIQEMIDAFTSGNTTLAANLHKELFPIFKGLFITSNPVPVKAALNLKGLAVGGVRLPLVEATAKEIETVKNIMNNLHLL
- the dapG gene encoding aspartate kinase — protein: MRFIIQKFGGTSLVTQELRELVANKIIAAVDEGFSPVVVVSAIGRAGEPYATDTLLNFALSINRDIPPREMDMLMSCGEIISGVAMANTLQRMGHQAVLLTGAQAGIITDDNFNDARIIRVEPQNVIKHVEQGKIVIVTGFQGICQGGDITTLGRGGSDTTASALGVALNAEYIDIYTDVEGIMTADPRIVEDARILDSVTYNEICQLAHEGAKVIHPRAVEIAMQKNIPLRVRSTFLDSPGTLVTSHHGVYGTIDITRDRLACGVTHIAGVTQLKIIAKDIAVEDPALRIFRALALADISIDFINVSPELIMLTVKDEVAKKAVDVLENLSVFPQVKPNCAKVSTVGAGMTGVPGVMASIIQALTEEGVEILQSSDSHTTIWVLVEKENMKKAIRALHRKFKLGQRE
- a CDS encoding aspartate-semialdehyde dehydrogenase, whose product is MNTVNLVIVGATGAVGKEILNILKERNFPINKLRLCATSRSAGTEIEFQGHKYLVEETTPDSFNGMDVALFAGGKASLEFGKAAVERGCVVIDNSSNYRMDPEVPLVVPEVNPEDVKKHKGIIANPNCSTIIMVVALKPLHDAAGIKRVVVSTYQAVSGAGKEGIEELTEQVKATLDGREYPPNKFAHQIAFNLIPHIDVFQEMDYTKEEWKMVKETQKIMHDDNIKITATTVRVPIYRSHSESINIETEEKITADQAREILANAPGIIVQDDVTNKVYPMPLFTSDRDEVFVGRIREDNTIDKGLNLWVVGDQIRKGAATNAVQIAELVLKYDSLMKKE
- a CDS encoding dipicolinate synthase subunit B: MRLKGLRVGFALTGSHCCLDEIMPKIQEIVNEGAEVYPIVSIAVDTIDTRFGTAKKWRDMLADITGKEPINTITGAEPVGPQKLVDIVIIAPCTGNTMAKLANGITDTPVLMAAKAHLRNQKPVILGISTNDGLGINAKNLGLLINTKNIYMVPFGQDSPAGKPNSLKYRIDLIIDTIEQALQGKQIQPVLVQH
- the dpsA gene encoding dipicolinate synthase subunit DpsA; the encoded protein is MQPDLKGVKVAVLGGDAREIVLVSTLSRLGAYVRVVGLPVKNDPPHVTLYQSLEEALEEVQAVILPVPGILESGNLYCVYEEKPLVLSEALLVKLPPQAPIFVGFARPKLKEIVQRSNVKLITVLDLDEVAILNSIPSAEGAVQMAMENTAITIHNSESFVLGFGRTGASIARLLHGMGAKVTVVARSATHRARAYEMGMKSISFEELPDAITQAEIIFNTVPILILTNCILNKTREDAVIIDVASPPGGTDFEAAARLGIKALLAPGLPGKVAPKTAGQILSRVIPNLLAQELQRKSGQ
- the dapB gene encoding 4-hydroxy-tetrahydrodipicolinate reductase — encoded protein: MIKVVVAGALGKMGQESCKAVLNAEGMELVGAMDCKEFHGSIGSFLGKPEVNIQISNNIEQVLLELKPDVLIDFTRPGVVQENIELALKHGVRPVIGTTGMAASEIEGFIKSASEKKIGGLIVPNFAIGALLMIKFATEAAKYFPNVEIIELHHDQKMDAPSGTALKTAESIASVRGNMSQGMPSEFEKIDGARGGDFEGMKIHSIRLPGFVAHQEVIFGGTGQTLSIRHDSIARESFMPGLILAVRKVMSLDHMVYGLENILFE
- a CDS encoding YlmC/YmxH family sporulation protein, whose translation is MRLGELVGKEIVNINNGARLGIVGESDVTIDVESGTVVSIILPRRTNFVTMWMDKQHMIIPWDSIRKIGEEVIIIEMDQCNPVLQKYSY